In the Corynebacterium jeikeium genome, TCGAGTTCGAGCTGGTCTCCCGCCGACTTTCTGACGCTGCGGACGCCGCGCTGACCGCCGCCCTGGCCGTGGCGTGTGCGCAGGTGTACGAGCAGGAGGAGCAGCCCGCCCGCCTTGCAGTTCTGGCCATGGGCAAGTGCGGCGCGCAGGAGCTGAACTATATCTCCGACGTGGACGTCATCTTCGTCGCCGAACCCGCCGACCCGAAGGCCACACGCTGGGCGGGCGAGTTCATTAACATCGGCAGTCGCGTGTTCTTTGAGGTAGACGCGGCCCTGCGACCCGAAGGCAAGAGTGGTGCCCTGGTGCGCACCCTGGAATCGCACGTGAAGTACTACAACCGCTGGGCCGAAACCTGGGAGTTCCAAGCGCAGCTGAAGGCGCGCCCCATGACCGGCGACTTGGCGCTGGGGCAGGAGTACGTCGCCGCGTTGGCAGCGAAGGTATGGTCGGCCGCTGAGCGCGAGGACTTCGTGCAGGACGTGCAGGCCATGCGCCGCCGGGTGATCGAGAACATTCCAGACGATCTCCGCGCCCGCGAGCTGAAACTCGGCCCCGGGGGATTGCGCGACATCGAGTTCGCCGTCCAGCTGCTGCAGATGGTGCACGGGCGCACGGATGAATCGCTTCGTACTCGCTCCACTGTCGCCTCGCTGCGCGCCCTGGCCGAGGGCGGCTATATCGGCCGCGCGGACTGCCAAAACTTGCAGGACAACTACGCCTTCATGCGCCTGCTGGAGCACCGCCTGCAGCTGCAGCGGCTCAAGCGCACGCACACTCTGCCGCCGAAGGAAGAAAAGGCCGCCCGCGTGTGGCTGGGGCGTACCTCTGGTTGCCGCCCGCAGGGCACGAAGAGCATGGACGAGCAGCTGGCGGCGGACGTTAAGCGCGTGAGCCTGGAGATCAGCCAGCTGCACTCGAAGCTGTTCTACCGCCCGCTACTGACCTCTGTGGCGGCGATGCAGGCCGACACGATCCGCCTATCGCCGGAGGCCGCGAAGCGCCAGCTGGCCGCCCTGGGCTACGCCTACCCGGATCGCGCCTTCGAGCACCTAAGCGCCCTGGCCGCGGGCAGCAGCCGCAAGGCCAAGCTGCAGGCCATCATCCTGCCCACGCTGCTGGAATGGCTGGGGGATACGGTCGACCCGGACGCTGGCCTGTTGAACTACCGCAAGCTCTCGGAGGCCGCGCACGACTACAGCTGGTTTTTGCGCCTGCTGCGCGACGAGAACATCGTGGGCAAGCGCCTCATGCACATCCTGGGCACCTCGCCTTATGTTGCCGAGCTGTTCCTGAATTCCGTGGACTCGGTGAAGATCCTTTCCGACGGCGCTACCGGCCCGAAATTCCTGGAACGCGAGCCGCAGGTCGTCACCCACTCCCTGGTCGCAGCTGCCGGGCGCCACCGCCACCCGGACAAGGCCATCGCTGTCGCCCGTTCGCTGCGCCGCGCGGAGCTGGCCCGCATCGCCGCAGCCGACCTGCTGGGCTTCATGGACGTGGAGCAGGTCTGCGTTTCCCTGTCCTGGGTGTGGGACGCGGTGCTCGAGGCCGCCCTGCGCGCCGAGATTCGTTTCTGGGAGGACGAGAATGTGGCCAACGCGCCGGCGCGCATCACCGTTATCGGCATGGGACGGTTGGGCGGTGCGGAGCTCGGGTATGGTTCTGACGCCGACGTGATGTTTGTCGCCCAGCCTGTCGAAGGCGCGGACGAATCAGAGGCGCTGAAGTGGGCCACCAGCATTTGCGACTCGGTGCGAACGCGCCTGGGTAGGCCCAGCCAGGATCCGCCCCTGGACGTGGACATTGACCTGCGCCCGGAGGGGCGCAACGGCCCGGTCGTCCGCACGCTGGATTCCTATCGCCGCTACTACAAGGAGTGGGGCGAGACGTGGGAGATGCAGGCCCTGCTGCGCGCCACCTGGATCGCAGGTGACAAGGACCTCGGCATCGAGTTCCTACGCATGATCGACGACTTCCGCTACCCGCCGGGAGGGGTGGATGACAAGGTTGTCCAGGAAGTTCGCCGAATGAAAGCGCGCGTGGATTCCGAGCGCCTGCCGCGCGGCGCGGACCGCAAGACCCACACCAAGCTGGGGCGTGGCGCCCTGACGGATGTGGAGTGGACCGTGCAGCTGCTCACGATGCAGCACGGTGACGATGCAGATAATCTGCGTAATACCTCCACCCTGGAGACCCTGCGCGAGCTGGCCAGCGGCGAGTACATCGCCGAATCCGACGCTGAGATTCTGCGCGATGCCTGGATTACCGCCACCATCGCCCGCAACGCGATTGTGCTGGTCAAGGGCAAGCGGAAGGATCAGCTGCCCAGTCACGGCGACCAGCTGCGCCACGTCGCGGCTGCTGCCCACTGGCCGCCGGAGCAGGCCCAGGAGTTCCTGGACGACTACCTGAAGAAGACCCGCAAGGCCCACCGGGTGGTGGACCGGGTGTTCTGGGGCGAGGACGTCGGCATCGATTACGGCGGCTAGCCCCGCGGCCGGAGCCGCGTGTAGCCAGCCGGCGGAGCCGCTCGCCGTCAGCGGGCTAGACTAGCTCGCCCTCGACGATCACGTTGTAGCCGAGGTCGTTATTTCCGGAGACCGAGCAGGCGATCAACACGATCCGTCCCGGACGCTTGTCATTCATAATGTCCGGGTCCACGATGGCCTCGTTCTTATCCACCAGCCAGCTGCGGGTGACCTTCCAGGTCTTCTGGTGGTTCGCGCCGTCGCGCATCTTGATGCGCGCGCCGTTCAAGACGTCAGAGGTGTAGCGCTTCACCGGCTTGCCATCCGTGCCGTTCACGTTTTTTGGCGGGGCATTCAGGTTCACATCCGCAGTCACCGCTTCACTCAAGGGGTTGAACACCAGCGGAGCCGCACCCCACGCATGCCCCAGGACGTACATCGTGCCCTTCTCCGCATCCTTCGGCGAAACGCCCCAGCCGTCGACCCAGCGCACCATGGTGTTTTGCGGCCCCGCCGGGTTCAGCGGCAGGGCGTAGGGCATCGAGGCGTACGTCGCACCCTGCACCGGCGCGGGGCCATCCATGCTGAAAGACCCGGTTCCCTCGACCGGCCCCGGAACCACCGAGGGGTCATCCTCGTCCTCCCGCTTGCTGTCCTTCTTCAGCTTCTTCTCGCTGGGCTTCGCGGAGCCCGAGGTATCGGAGCTGGGCGAGCCCTCGCTGGAGTTGGTGGTATTGGAGGCCGAGGGGGCGTCCTCACCAGAAAAACCCAGAACGGCCCAGATCACCAGCGCGATAACTACCAGCAGGGCCACAACGGCGGCCAGAACGCGGCGGCGATTAGTGAAGGGGCGGGTAAAGCTCATGGTGAATAAGTCTATCCATAACCCACGGAGTAGCGTGAGGTGAGTGACTGCTAAGGATAAAGACAAACTCAGCGCTCGCGCGCTCATCGTGTGGGGAGCCGGGGTGCTGTGCTACACCCTGGCGGTTACGGGACGCACCTCCTTCGGAGTGGCCAGTGTGGATGCGATCGATCGCTTCCACATTAACGCCGCTCAGTTGGCGGTATTCACCTCGCTGCAGCTGGCGGTGTACGCCTTTGCGCAGATTCCAGTGGGCCTGCTGGTGGACCGCTTCGGGCCGCGCAAGCTGATGGTCGCCGGTGCTTTCGTCATGGCGTTGGGGCAGGTCACGTTGGCTTTCACCACGAGTTATCCGGTGGCCATTTTCGCCCGCATGCTGATCGGCGCGGGCGATGCGACGGCCTTCCTGTCCGTGATGCGCCTGATCCCCGCGTGGATTCCGCTGCGCCACGCGCCGCTGCTGGGGCAGCTTACGGGCGCGGTGGGGCAGTTTGGCCAGTTCCTATCCGCCGTGCCATTCCTGAGTTTGTTGCACGCGACCAGCTGGCAGACCGGCTTCGTGAGCCTCGGCGCGGTCGGCGCGCTATTGGCACTGGCTGCGGGCGTGCTGGTGAAGGACTCGCCGGAGCCTGAGGCAGAGCTGGAGTCGGCGGCGCACGGCAAGCCCGCCGGGTCTACTGGGCCTACTGAGCCTGCCGAGCGCCTGGGCGTCAAGAAGATCCTGACCAATGTGTTGACCAACCGCGTTTGCTGGCACGGCTTCTTCGTCCACTGGACGGGCCTGGGCGCGCTGGTGGTGTTCACCCTGCTGTGGGGTCTGCCGATCATGACCCTCGGACTCGGCCTGCCCGCCGACCAGGCCGGGCTGGCGCTCTCGCTGGGCACGCTGGCCTCCGTGGCGGTCGGCCCGATCGTGGGCCTGCTGTCCGCGCGCTTCTACAACCGCCGCATGCAGATTGTGATGGTCTTCTCCATCACCGGCTGGCTGGGCTGGCTGTGGTTCTTCACCTCCGCACCGACGGGAGTGCTGTGGGCCGCGTGCCTGATGAACATCGTCATGGGCTTCACCGGTCCGGTCGCGAACTTGGGCTTCGACTCCGTGCGCGAGAAGGTGGACCGCCGCTTCGTCGCCACCGGCACAGGCCTGGCGAATATGGGTGGCTGGATCGCGGGAATGATCGGAGCCCAGGCCGTCGGCGTGCTGCTGAACCTGCGCGCCCCGGACGGCAACTACGACTGGGCGGACTTCGGCATGGCCTGGATCGCGGTGGCTACCGTATGGGCCTGCGGTTTCTGCGGAATGTGGCTCACGCGCGATCGCAACGTGCGCCGTTACTCTTAAGCCCTTTTCCTCAGGCTTTTTCCTTAAGACGTTCTTTCTTTGTGACGCCCTCAGCCTCCCGCTTCTTCAAGGGGTGCGACTTGAGGCCGGCGTGGATAGTCAGCTTTAGCGCCAGGTAAGTGATGTAAACCATCAGGATGTTCCGGGCGGTAAGCACGAGGGCTGCGAACCAGTGGGGACCTTCGAACAGCAGGTTATAGGTAAAGGGGAACACCACCGTGGTCAGGCCTGCCGCGAGCACGCTGAGCCACGCGAGCTTGCGCAGTACGTCAGACTCGCCATGTGTTTCGGCACGCGCGGGGGTGCTGGGCATATCGCCTGGCTGCTTTGCCAACAGGACTGCCAACACCGGGCCGAACCATACGACGTACTGCGGGGAGAACACCTTGTTGGAGACGATCAGCAGCAGCACCATAGTCAGGAAGAACAGGGCGGTACTGCGGGGAGACCAGGCGTCACCAAGAAAGTGCCACAAGGCCCAGCCCAGGCCGAACAACATTGTGCACGCCATCAACACGCTGCTGGCCGTGACCAGTTGATCCACGCCCGGGCCGAAGATCTCGAAACTCTTCGACGGGGCCTTATCGATGTGCCAATGGCCGGGGAAGAACGCA is a window encoding:
- a CDS encoding bifunctional [glutamine synthetase] adenylyltransferase/[glutamine synthetase]-adenylyl-L-tyrosine phosphorylase translates to MTRPRSSRSSVPTARTLGLTHPKAQEDLEQLGWVDAEHAEQMWILASTGDPDLALNNLIRLVEALDRADAADAAGTSAALLARINESRQFAVRLLSLFGASSMLGDHIVANPAEWKQLEEGMPSAEEMMELMLGSVSATPVDGAGERVFRAGVTGPEADDAMRRTYRTILARIAAVDVAGTFVQRGEEPAEPVEFELVSRRLSDAADAALTAALAVACAQVYEQEEQPARLAVLAMGKCGAQELNYISDVDVIFVAEPADPKATRWAGEFINIGSRVFFEVDAALRPEGKSGALVRTLESHVKYYNRWAETWEFQAQLKARPMTGDLALGQEYVAALAAKVWSAAEREDFVQDVQAMRRRVIENIPDDLRARELKLGPGGLRDIEFAVQLLQMVHGRTDESLRTRSTVASLRALAEGGYIGRADCQNLQDNYAFMRLLEHRLQLQRLKRTHTLPPKEEKAARVWLGRTSGCRPQGTKSMDEQLAADVKRVSLEISQLHSKLFYRPLLTSVAAMQADTIRLSPEAAKRQLAALGYAYPDRAFEHLSALAAGSSRKAKLQAIILPTLLEWLGDTVDPDAGLLNYRKLSEAAHDYSWFLRLLRDENIVGKRLMHILGTSPYVAELFLNSVDSVKILSDGATGPKFLEREPQVVTHSLVAAAGRHRHPDKAIAVARSLRRAELARIAAADLLGFMDVEQVCVSLSWVWDAVLEAALRAEIRFWEDENVANAPARITVIGMGRLGGAELGYGSDADVMFVAQPVEGADESEALKWATSICDSVRTRLGRPSQDPPLDVDIDLRPEGRNGPVVRTLDSYRRYYKEWGETWEMQALLRATWIAGDKDLGIEFLRMIDDFRYPPGGVDDKVVQEVRRMKARVDSERLPRGADRKTHTKLGRGALTDVEWTVQLLTMQHGDDADNLRNTSTLETLRELASGEYIAESDAEILRDAWITATIARNAIVLVKGKRKDQLPSHGDQLRHVAAAAHWPPEQAQEFLDDYLKKTRKAHRVVDRVFWGEDVGIDYGG
- a CDS encoding sortase — encoded protein: MSFTRPFTNRRRVLAAVVALLVVIALVIWAVLGFSGEDAPSASNTTNSSEGSPSSDTSGSAKPSEKKLKKDSKREDEDDPSVVPGPVEGTGSFSMDGPAPVQGATYASMPYALPLNPAGPQNTMVRWVDGWGVSPKDAEKGTMYVLGHAWGAAPLVFNPLSEAVTADVNLNAPPKNVNGTDGKPVKRYTSDVLNGARIKMRDGANHQKTWKVTRSWLVDKNEAIVDPDIMNDKRPGRIVLIACSVSGNNDLGYNVIVEGELV
- a CDS encoding MFS transporter, with product MTAKDKDKLSARALIVWGAGVLCYTLAVTGRTSFGVASVDAIDRFHINAAQLAVFTSLQLAVYAFAQIPVGLLVDRFGPRKLMVAGAFVMALGQVTLAFTTSYPVAIFARMLIGAGDATAFLSVMRLIPAWIPLRHAPLLGQLTGAVGQFGQFLSAVPFLSLLHATSWQTGFVSLGAVGALLALAAGVLVKDSPEPEAELESAAHGKPAGSTGPTEPAERLGVKKILTNVLTNRVCWHGFFVHWTGLGALVVFTLLWGLPIMTLGLGLPADQAGLALSLGTLASVAVGPIVGLLSARFYNRRMQIVMVFSITGWLGWLWFFTSAPTGVLWAACLMNIVMGFTGPVANLGFDSVREKVDRRFVATGTGLANMGGWIAGMIGAQAVGVLLNLRAPDGNYDWADFGMAWIAVATVWACGFCGMWLTRDRNVRRYS